A single region of the Podospora pseudopauciseta strain CBS 411.78 chromosome 1, whole genome shotgun sequence genome encodes:
- a CDS encoding hypothetical protein (COG:S; EggNog:ENOG503NWH3; BUSCO:EOG09262O0R): MDGGKVTVGRTAALYAGAAVLRLAIFILLPDLPDLLTGRVEISTPVTSFKRLQEGLFLYNHNVSPYDGGVYHQAPLFLPLFSLLPNALSYPIFTYLLYIAIDLLSASALWKIADSGEAGSSALFTSPRRERRWNGFIIAAIFLFNPFTVATCLGRSTSVFTTCAILHAIAKAVSGAPFSAMVALSFASYLSMYPLLLLPPLVLLCFDRQRPERANKSVVSFAASHVPVVFGVLGLLFGMSYLITGSWEFLPSTYGVQLTLSDLTPNVGLWWYFFIEMFDSFRSFFLAVFWLHLSCYVGGLSIRIRRQPLVVLTLLLGIFAIFKPYPSISDTSLFLAMVPLYRHVFPLMRYSFVIAAVIMYASFLGPAFYYLWIYAGSGNANFFYAITLVWGLGQSLLVCDLMFAVLRDEWELERPEMAGKEIRQI, translated from the exons ATGGATGGCGGCAAGGTAACGGTGGGAAGAACGGCGGCACTCTATGCTGGCGCCGCCGTTCTGCGGCTTGCCATTTTTATTCTTCTTCCTGATCTTCCGGATCTGTTGACTGGCCGCGTCGAGATCTCAACCCCAGTCACCAGCTTCAAGCGCC TGCAAGAAGGCCTCTTTCTCTATAACCACAATGTGTCGCCATACGATGGTGGTGTCTACCACCAAGcgccccttttccttccgCTGTTCTCCCTACTCCCGAATGCATTGAGCTACCCGATATTTACCTACCTCCTCTACATCGCGATCGACTTGTTGAGTGCTAGCGCACTATGGAAGATTGCGGACTCGGGCGAGGCAGGGTCATCTGCCCTATTTACATCCCCCCGTCGCGAAAGGAGATGGAACGGATTCATCATTGCAGCTAT CTTCCTTTTCAACCCCTTCACCGTGGCAACATGTCTCGGAAGGTCCACAAGCGTATTCACCACTTGCGCGATTCTCCATGCCATCGCCAAGGCCGTGTCCGGCGCACCCTTCAGCGCCATGGTTGCGCTGTCCTTTGCGAGCTATCTGTCGATGTACCCGTTATTATTACTTCCGCCGCTTGTTCTACTTTGCTTCGACAGACAACGCCCCGAACGAGCCAACAAATCAGTGGTCTCTTTTGCCGCATCACACGTTCCGGTTGTGTTCGGTGTGCTGGGACTGTTGTTCGGCATGTCGTATCTTATCACAGGCTCATGGGAATTCCTGCCATCCACATACGGTGTGCAGTTGACCCTGTCAGACCTGACACCCAATGTCGGCCTGTGGTGGTACTTCTTTATCGAAATGTTCGACTCCTTCCGGTCCTTCTTCCTGGCAGTCTTCTGGCTTCACCTCTCTTGTTACGTCGGCGGTCTTTCCATCCGGATCCGGCGGCAACccttggtggtgttgaccCTCCTTCTTGGAATATTCGCCATCTTCAAGCCTTACCCTAGCATCAGCGACACGTCACTCTTCTTGGCCATGGTGCCATTATACCGGCACGTCTTCCCACTTATGCGCTACAGCTTCGTTATTGCGGCAGTCATCATGTATGCCTCTTTCCTTGGGCCGGCATTCTATTATCTTTGGATCTACGCCGGCAGCGGCAATGCCAACTTTTTCTACGCCATTACTCTTGTGTGGGGATTGGGACAGAGCCTGTTAGTTTGCGACCTCATGTTTGCGGTGTTGAGAGATGAATGGGAACTGGAAAGGCCCGAGATGGCGGGCAAGGAGATCAGGCAAATATGA
- a CDS encoding hypothetical protein (COG:U; EggNog:ENOG503P11S) gives MALQLYVWGPAFGLPSIDAECIAAIAYLAQTTNKADYQLIQSSPSAVPTHHLPALHDPSNRTWISGYTSILRHLQTHPPPSFHDATFPPPTPTIQADSKAYTTFLSANATPLIALYLYVSSANWAASTRPAYSKILPMPLPWTEPAQLRQTMSTRAEHLGMSSLDTDVETEKEEQEADAARRAGWISIPASLTRGPSTVGEVMTPEEKRRIKLEGLAKDVLDVIGEVEWAKLTMGARCAVLGWVSLMIVDEGVPRRWLAEVTRQKYTGLVEFVEDYGRETFGPGPRGWESLPWVDEGTEAHGLGLKLYQRLGHGVMYEVPWIGEVWRRWWAEKRRRQVLEYKGVKQGPSWDRLVFAGFGITALTMGAAIWYWQTLPRFGALVQRWDQPALAVGGLGAAGAFLSSMFDEL, from the exons ATGGCCCTCCAGCTTTACGTCTGGGGCCCTGCCTTCGGGCTGCCGTCCATCGATGCAGAGTGTATCGCCGCCATCGCTTATCTCGCTCAGACCACAAATAAAGCCGATTACCAACTCATACAATCCAGCCCCTCAGCTGTACCAACCC accacctccccgccctccacGACCCATCCAACCGAACTTGGATATCAGGCTACACCTccatcctccgccacctccaaacccaccccccaccctccttccACGATGCCACCtttccacccccaacacccaccatccAAGCCGACAGCAAAGCCTACACCACATTCCTATCCGCCAACGCAACCCCCCTCATAGCCCTCTACCTCTacgtctcctccgccaactgGGCAGCGAGCACCCGCCCAGCCTACAGCAAGATCCTGCCTATGCCGCTGCCATGGACAGAACCAGCCCAGCTCCGACAGACAATGTCTACCCGGGCGGAACACCTAGGCATGTCATCGCTTGACACGGACGTCGAGACGGAAAaggaagaacaagaagctgatgctgcgaggagggcggggtgGATATCCATCCCGGCTAGTTTGACGAGGGGGCCGAGTACGGTTGGGGAGGTTATGACgccggaggagaagaggagaattaagttggaggggttggccaAGGATGTGCTGGATGTtattggggaggttgagtgGGCCAAGTTGACGATGGGGGCGAGGTGTGCTGTGTTGGGGTGGGTTAGTTTGATGattgttgatgagggggtgccgaggaggtggttggcgGAGGTGACAAGGCAAAAGTATACGGGGCTGGTTGAGTTTGTGGAAGACTATGGGAGGGAGACTTTTGGTCCTGGACCAAGAGGATGGGAGAGTTTGCCTTGGGTCGACGAGGGGACGGAGGCACATGGTTTAGGGCTCAAGCTTTACCAGAGACTTGGGCATGGAGTTATGTATGAAGTGCCATGGATCGGAGAGGtgtggagaaggtggtgggctgaaaagaggaggagacaaGTGCTGGAATACAAAGGCGTCAAACAGGGGCCTAGTTGGGACAGACTTGTCTTCGCAGGATTTGGGATAACAGCTCTCACAATGGGCGCTGCTATCTGGTATTGGCAGACCTTGCCACGATTCGGAGCCTTGGTACAACGATGGGATCAGCCTGCTCTCGCAGTGGGTGGCTTGGGTGCCGCTGGGGCGTTTCTCTCAAGCATGTTTGATGAATTATGA
- the NOP7 gene encoding mRNA-binding ribosome synthesis protein nop7 (COG:A; BUSCO:EOG09261L4M; EggNog:ENOG503NUXX), whose product MAKIKKKGQSGQAKNYITRTQAVKKLQISLPDFRKLCIWKGIYPREPRSRKKVSKSATASTTFYYTKDIQYLQHEPLLQKFREQKVLEKKISRALGRGDVSDAARLERNAGRPDQTGKPRYTLHHVIRERYPTFIDAIRDLDDCLSMLFLFANLPSTTSVPAKMIARCERLCHEFQHYLITSHSLRKSFLSIKGIYYQANIQGEDVLWLVPYKFNQRVVGDIDFRIMGTFVEFYMTLLGFVNYRLYSSIGLKYPPKFDQTKDDKGAELAALTLEGVNLATNEETTKAITNGEGHGPDPKVQAEVDKLVKKLRTESAADKADEEMADGEEEEEEKATDAIDKFEPAAPGGDVLPQPTYSGNDPSKLFANCTLFLSRETPRQSLEFILRAFGCKRIGWDPILGEGSFTTDESDPSITHQIVDRPIVQAATTEQGDGEDNQTAQKLGPNQRYPGRIYVQPQWVWDCINDEELKSPELYAPGASLPPHLSPFVKPTQGQYDPTVPLEEQETEGEALDAAIEDAKDEVESDEENSEIDNDMDVADDNDNDEEEDSDAEEDEEVEDEEDEEEDEEEVLQRQRELEAEISGKAVKSKQVDPKLKAKLEKKKALERKKKEEAEDLERAKGMLSKKKRKLFEQMQYTNKKKSTEDMKLRSKRRKLEKEKAAGKA is encoded by the coding sequence ATGGCCAAAATTAAGAAGAAGGGCCAGTCCGGCCAGGCGAAGAACTACATCACCCGCACACaggctgtcaagaagctCCAGATCAGCTTGCCCGACTTCCGCAAGCTTTGCATTTGGAAGGGAATCTATCCAAGAGAGCCCAGGAGTCGCAAGAAGGTGTCCAAGTCggccaccgcctccaccaccttctaCTACACCAAGGATATCCAGTACCTCCAGCACGAGCCGCTGCTTCAGAAATTCCGCGAGCAAAAGGTTCTCGAGAAGAAGATCTCCCGCGCTCTTGGTCGTGGCGATGTTAGCGATGCTGCCCGTCTCGAGCGCAATGCTGGGCGTCCCGATCAGACCGGCAAGCCGCGCTACACCCTCCATCATGTCATCCGTGAGCGCTACCCGACCTTCATCGATGCCATTCGCGATCTCGACGACTGCCTGTCCatgctcttcctcttcgccaacctcccctccaccacttcAGTTCCCGCCAAGATGATCGCCCGGTGCGAACGCCTTTGCCACGAGTTCCAGCACTACCTCATCACTTCTCACAGCCTGCGCAAGTCCTTCTTGTCTATCAAGGGCATCTACTACCAGGCCAACATTCAGGGCGAGGACGTCTTGTGGTTGGTCCCATACAAGTTCAACCAAAGGGTTGTTGGAGATATCGATTTCCGCATCATGGGTACCTTTGTCGAGTTTTACATGACCCTTCTCGGCTTCGTCAACTACAGACTGTACTCCTCGATCGGTCTCAAGTACCCACCCAAGTTTGATCAGACCAAGGATGACAAGGGTGCTGAGCTTGCCGCGCTCACGTTGGAGGGTGTCAACCTTGCGACAAACGAGGAGACTACCAAAGCGATCACCAATGGCGAGGGCCACGGTCCCGACCCCAAGGTTCAGGCTGAGGTTGACAAGCTGGTCAAGAAGTTGAGGACTGAATCTGCTGCGGACAAGGCTGATGAGGAGATGgccgatggcgaggaggaggaggaagagaaggccACCGACGCCATCGACAAGTTCGAGCCTGCTGCTCCCGGCGGTGACGTTCTGCCACAGCCAACATACAGTGGCAACGATCCCTCCAAGCTCTTCGCCAACtgcaccctcttcctctcgcGTGAAACCCCCCGTCAGTCTCTCGAGTTCATCCTTCGCGCGTTCGGCTGCAAGAGGATAGGTTGGGATCCAATCCTTGGTGAGGGCTCCTTCACAACCGACGAGTCCGACCCTTCCATCACACACCAGATCGTCGACAGACCAATCGTCCAGGCCGCTACCACCGAGcagggagatggcgaggataACCAGACCGCACAGAAGCTCGGACCCAACCAAAGATATCCCGGAAGAATTTACGTGCAACCGCAGTGGGTGTGGGACTGCATCAACGACGAAGAACTCAAAAGCCCAGAGCTTTATGCCCCTGGTGCCAGCCTGCCACCACATCTCAGCCCCTTCGTTAAGCCTACGCAAGGTCAGTATGACCCTACCGTTCCTctcgaggagcaggagacCGAGGGCGAGGCTCTCGACGCTGCGATCGAGGATGCcaaggatgaggttgagagtgatgaggagaacTCCGAGATTGATAACGACATGGACGTCgccgacgacaacgacaatgatgaagaggaggactCTGATgccgaagaggacgaggaggtggaagacgaggaagatgaagaggaggacgaggaggaggttctGCAGAGACAACGTGAGCTCGAGGCTGAAATCTCAGGCAAGGCTGTCAAGAGCAAGCAAGTAGaccccaagctcaaggccaagctggagaagaagaaggcactcgaaaggaaaaagaaggaggaggctgaggatcTGGAGCGCGCCAAGGGTATGctgagcaagaagaagcgcaagctGTTCGAGCAGATGCAGTacaccaacaagaagaagagcacaGAGGACATGAAGCTGCGCTCCAAAAGGAGAAagctggaaaaagaaaaggctgCTGGCAAGGCGTAA
- a CDS encoding hypothetical protein (EggNog:ENOG503P209), which translates to MTPIRRYLRITKYSVLECRIYLDNPALTQSWLLNPRDPILPKVIESVRPLVLPKLREEQERDRMKKKNKKRTIKDVVVQDDFEVSIFLMETDTRHSLLHKRKHFRDKVQTKLTSNSSKLTGGAHDAPINVDGDEVLQEATDGDDDVPLIHEEEDDQNAINLDDIPTIDETTTNSASTNRRPKRRRQTSGENEGVSNPSEIDPDVVETIDTDSSDDQLFVGDGDDDDDSDTAAGRPPPLKRRREKAAARDMDGPDDKKKLGMDISYEGFAIYGRVLCLVVKRREGIGKGGGLAMSTSGRSQAAGRPRGQAMMENWISSTQLPDEAGAGDEEAS; encoded by the exons ATGACACCCATACGACGATACTTGAGAATTACCAAATATTCGGTTCTCGAGTGCCGCATATACCTGGACAACCCCGCACTGACACAGTCATGGCTCCTGAACCCACGGGACCCTATTCTTCCCAAAGTTATTGAGAGTGTACGGCCGCTGGTCTTGCCGAAACTGCGCGAGGAGCAAGAGCGAGATCgcatgaagaaaaagaacaagaaacGAACCATCAAGGATGTCGTGGTCCAAG ATGACTTTGAGGTGTCGATCTTCCTGATGGAAACCGACACGAGACACTCACTGTTGCACAAGAGGAAGCACTTTCGTGACAAGGTGCAGACTAAGCTCACGTCCAACTCTTCAAAACTGACAGGCGGGGCTCATGACGCCCCCATTAATGTTGACGGGGATGAGGTGCTCCAGGAGGCAAccgatggggatgatgatgtgccACTGATccacgaggaggaggatgatcaGAATGCCATCAACCTGGACGACATCCCCACGATAGAtgaaacaacaacaaactcgGCCAGTACCAATCGGAGACCAAAGAGGCGCAGGCAAACCAGCGGGGAGAATGAGGGCGTGTCGAACCCCTCCGAGATTGATCCTGACGTTGTTGAGACGATTGATACAGATTCATCAGATGATCAGCTGTTCGTTGGTGAcggagacgacgacgatgacagTGACACAGCAGCTGGAAGGCCGCCCCCATTAAAGCGCCGTCGGGAGAAGGCGGCCGCTCGAGACATGGATGGACCtgacgacaagaagaagtTGGGCATGGATATCTCATACGAGGGTTTCGCCATCTATGGCCGAGTGCTGTGCCTCGTCGTCAAAAGACGGGAGGGCATCGGAAAGGGCGGAGGTTTAGCAATGTCGACGAGCGGCAGGTCCCAAGCTGCCGGCCGACCTCGAGGTCAGGCTATGATGGAGAACTGGATATCTTCTACGCAACTTCCCGATGAGGCTGGTGCGGGGGATGAAGAGGCGTCGTGA
- a CDS encoding hypothetical protein (COG:S; EggNog:ENOG503NYAJ) → MSGAHSPTSHLTSHSLTHTRTTHIKMDFSSSQIPPSYQPTLRRPASQISSYDHDLPETLPATHNTLTPAEPLQEEEWRDLSTSSIASLSSDELNERRPNRWKGNPSTWRTWTNNERKTWESIENVRKGDLSAHLYNAFALKKGVRKGPEETFSCVGEGKDNRGWNVGRGWTAWPLGVEEVPGDGLLDLEAEDGNQEFTFRRKEEEGDRWPGRNLEEVVSATVLRLAKERFYRRVKEWEGKGKGNGEDEEEGHEKGDVMQSIEQGDDDEGGVGDEEDEVSGMETGYDTAAGETDATGAGSTKGGRKRRMSSIAKAEQTFTPVMSADDERNYALVRPAARRIMEQLDKTLTVMHYARAAAVSGMYGGDSDEDEDSEEDEDGEPRKNMMDVDGKPVLSKPRGRSRGRSRSRAGSSPRKLRFRSSSRSSSSDSSGSNVSTKISRIGLLNWRDVLGAAALAGFSPEVIARATQRCSNIFNEEMVMHTLPEQAVTSGKPAIQTVRYRPNLTEPQSALSEDNDSEDNKQLLAHHLMINRQSTVALTAEPADTPAPTKRASTLAARSRTSKSATPGGGAGGAHLCPFNDCPRAVEGFNRNTNLQRHIKLVHKVEASAVMRTTEEEEDSEDQLVGGVHIDGFLQPIKMRKGWRGDDAGKRQKRGAKPRSGGRDAGDEGEDDRVSR, encoded by the coding sequence ATGAGTGGCGCTCACTCACCAACCAGCCATCTCACCTCTCattcactcactcacaccCGCACCACTCACATCAAAATGGacttttcctcctcccaaatcccacccTCCTACCAACCTACTCTCAGAAGACCCGCCTCACAAATCTCATCCTACGACCACGACCTCCCAGAAACCCTACCCGCCACCCACAACACCCTCACACCAGCTGAACCCCTCCAAGAGGAGGAATGGCGcgacctctccacctcctccatcgcctccctctcctcggaCGAGCTTAACGAGCGCAGACCAAACAGGTGGAAGGGCAACCCATCCACCTGGCGCACCTGGACCAACAACGAGAGAAAGACCTGGGAGTCAATTGAGAatgtgaggaagggggatcTAAGCGCGCATTTGTATAACGCTTTTGCTTTGAAGAAGGGTGTGAGGAAAGGGCCCGAGGAAACTTTCTCCtgtgttggagaggggaaaGATAACCGGGGGTGGAATgtagggagggggtggactGCTTGGCctttgggggtggaagaggttcCTGGGGATGGGTTGTTGGATTTGGAAGCTGAGGATGGGAATCAAGAGTTTACTTtcaggaggaaggaggaggagggggataggTGGCCGGGGAGGAATTTGGAAGAGGTGGTTTCGGCTACTgtgttgaggttggcgaaGGAGAGGTTTTAtaggagggtgaaggagtgGGAAggcaaggggaaggggaatggggaagatgaggaggagggccatgagaagggggatgtGATGCAGTCGATCGAAcagggtgatgatgatgagggtggggtaggggatgaggaagatgaagtGTCGGGCATGGAAACAGGCTACGATACTGCTGCCGGGGAGACAGATGCAACCGGGGCGGGTTCTACAAAAGGAGGAAGGAAACGAAGGATGTCATCAATAGCAAAAGCCGAGCAGACATTCACGCCAGTCATGTCGGCGGATGATGAGCGAAACTATGCTTTAGTGCGACCTGCAGCCAGGAGGATCATGGAGCAGTTGGATAAGACGCTTACGGTAATGCACTATGCAAGAGCTGCTGCTGTAAGTGGTATGTATGGAGGTGATAGtgatgaggacgaagactccgaggaagacgaagacggAGAGCCTCGCAAGAATATGATGGACGTTGATGGGAAGCCAGTACTGAGCAAGCCACGAGGTCgatcaagaggaagaagtcGCTCCAGAGCAGGCAGTTCGCCGAGGAAATTGAGGTTCAGGTCAAGTTCAAGATCAAGTTCGAGCGATTCTTCTGGCAGCAACGTGTCGACCAAGATCTCACGAATCGGGTTGCTAAACTGGCGGGATGTTCTTGGTGCAGCTGCTCTCGCTGGCTTCTCACCAGAGGTTATTGCCAGGGCAACACAGCGCTGCTCTAATATTTTCAATGAAGAGATGGTGATGCATACCCTTCCCGAGCAAGCCGTTACCTCGGGCAAACCGGCCATTCAGACCGTACGATACCGACCAAATCTCACTGAACCTCAGAGTGCTCTATCGGAGGACAACGACTCCGAAGACAATAAGCAACTCCTCGCTCACCACCTGATGATTAACCGCCAGTCTACTGTTGCTCTCACTGCAGAGCCTGCCGATACTCCAGCACCAACGAAAAGAGCAAGCACACTGGCTGCCCGATCCCGAACAAGCAAGTCAGCTACacctggcggtggtgctggaggggctCATCTTTGTCCATTCAACGATTGCCCTCGCGCTGTGGAAGGCTTTAACAGAAATACGAATCTCCAGAGGCACATCAAGCTTGTACACAAAGTCGAAGCCTCGGCAGTAATGCGCACtacagaggaggaggaggatagcgAAGACCAGTTGGTAGGAGGTGTTCATATTGACGGGTTTTTGCAGCCTATTAAGATGAGGAAGGGTTGGagaggtgatgatgctggcaAACGCCAAAAGCGTGGAGCGAAACCTCGTTCAGGCGGTCGGGATGCTGGAgatgaaggtgaagatgatCGGGTTTCTCGGTAG
- a CDS encoding hypothetical protein (COG:S; EggNog:ENOG503P2WY), producing MASLLSRPGGSPRAELMLLVMVACMLLVTYSSLQSARSEVTDRIPLKEESVLESLTKVDVQQHVAVTTSSSSIVSTTTTVATTSNTPLPNTPLPEATPIQLDQEPPLDFDSSLDVAPESALDKTDSPPTDFDGLEEDFSIPPADPATPNKVFKAVLIESSLTSPALVPVLMHFSSVLPTHWSLVIFTSPNNFTVPQSPAFRNLLSSKRLDIRFLPKNVTFTNSASVSRFLASSNGWLWNELADAERVLFFQLDSIICANSIATIDDFVKWDYVGAPINSTYGEGYNGGLSIRNPRLFLEVVREGNYTRGFEDQWFYKKLKERRAQGDYRVRLPGVEEAKRFAVETLWGDRPLGYHQPQRWWKGKAGERMGEIEEWCPEVGMLIGRRAK from the exons ATGGCGTCGTTATTATCCAGGCCGGGCGGTAGCCCAAGAGCGGAGCTGATGCTCCTCGTGATGGTGGCCTGTATGCTTCTGGTGACCTATTCGTCCTTGCAATCAGCACGATCAGAG GTCACTGACAGGATCCCACTGAAGGAGGAATCGGTTCTCGAATCATTGACGAAAGTCGACGTGCAACAACATGTGGCTGTAACGACAAGCTCTAGCAGTATTGTTAGCACCACAACCACTGTCGCTACGACATCCAACACTCCTTTACCAAACACCCCTTTACCAGAAGCGACACCAATTCAACTTGACCAAGAACCCCCGCTTGACTTCGACTCAAGTCTGGATGTCGCGCCCGAGAGTGCTCTGGATAAGACCGACAGTCCACCAACAGACTTTGATGGCCTAGAAGAAGACTTTTCCATCCCACCAGCCGATCCAGCAACCCCAAACAAAGTTTTCAAAGCAGTCCTCATCGAATCTTCACTCACCTCACCCGCTCTGGTTCCCGTCCTCATGCACTTCTCCTCCGTCCTTCCCACCCACTGGTCCTTGGTgatcttcacctccccaaacaacTTTACCGTTCCCCAATCGCCAGCCTTCCGCAACCTCTTGTCCTCCAAACGACTAGACATTCGCTTCCTGCCCAAGAATGTCACCTTTACCAATAGCGCCTCGGTCTCCAGGTTTCTCGCGTCTTCCAACGGCTGGTTGTGGAACGAGCTGGCTGATGCCGAGCGAGTCTTGTTCTTCCAGCTCGACAGCATCATCTGCGCCAACTCCATCGCCACCATTGACGACTTTGTGAAGTGGGATTATGTAGGGGCGCCGATTAATAGCACGTATGGTGAAGGGTACAATGGGGGGTTGTCAATCAGAAACCCGAGGTTgtttttggaggtggtgagggaagGGAATTACACCAGGGGGTTTGAGGATCAGTGGTTTTATAAGaagttgaaggagaggagggcacAGGGGGATTATAGGGTTAGGTTgccgggggtggaggaggcgaagaggTTTGCGGTTGAGACGCTTTGGGGGGATAGGCCGCTGGGGTATCACCAGCcgcagaggtggtggaaggggaaggctggcgagaggatgggggagaTTGAGGAGTGGTGTCCTGAGGTTGGGATGCTgattgggaggagggcgaagTAA